CTGCGGAAGGTAAGCACTACCGGGTGGAGAAAGTACAGGGCCGCCAGGCCACAGCCAAGTATCTGGGTGCAGACAAACAGTTCCTGGCCTATCAGGAAATGTTTGAGCAAATGGCCCTGCCCGTAGTAGCAACGCAGGACAATGCCAACAAGCTGGTGGGCATCTATCACACCCACAGCGATGAATCTTATGTGCCTTCCGATGGTAAGGAGGCTATACCATTTAAAGGGGGCATATACCAGGTCGGCCAATCGCTGGTGCAAAAATTAAAAAATGAACGGCTCAGAGTGGAGTACGACCGCACCCCCCACGACCCGCATGACAACAATGCGTATCACCGCTCCCGGCGCACAGCGGCCAGGTTAATGAAACAAAATCCCATAGCCCTTCTGGATGTGCACAGGGACGGCATCCCCAATGCCAACTATTATCGCAAAAACATCGCACAGGAAAGGGTAGCCCAGCTCCGCCTGGTGGTGGGGAGACAAAACCCGCACATGCAAGCCAACCTGGACTTTGCCCGCAAGATGATGGCCTATGCCAATAGGGTACATCCCAAAATCGTCAAAGAAATATTTATGGCCAAAGGCAATTACAACCAGGACCTTATGCCCACCGCCCTGCTGATTGAAGCAGGCACCCACTTGA
This window of the Desulfurispora thermophila DSM 16022 genome carries:
- the spoIIP gene encoding stage II sporulation protein P → MRSLPKKYIAIGLVVIAAVVTAAGLYATGLDRNIPLPAWQPGKIMEDFVSYNEVSEHSSDYYITIKDSQGQVVSLAARGVSQGDEIITAEGKHYRVEKVQGRQATAKYLGADKQFLAYQEMFEQMALPVVATQDNANKLVGIYHTHSDESYVPSDGKEAIPFKGGIYQVGQSLVQKLKNERLRVEYDRTPHDPHDNNAYHRSRRTAARLMKQNPIALLDVHRDGIPNANYYRKNIAQERVAQLRLVVGRQNPHMQANLDFARKMMAYANRVHPKIVKEIFMAKGNYNQDLMPTALLIEAGTHLNTKEEAARGVALFADAIPAMLGATAGPSNRLNAPRPSTTSGTWRSLIWLIVLAVLGGGAFLVISTGSFGSAGNKLRGFFSRELTSFLGPLRRRRNNRKTQ